A region from the Microbacterium lacus genome encodes:
- a CDS encoding SACE_7040 family transcriptional regulator encodes MTSGATERDRAKADRQAAILHEAARLFAERGFSGVSLEELGAAVGVSGPAVYRHFANKQALLGAILVRVSERLLSGGRAVIAASESPSDRLDGLIRFHVDFALTDADVIRVQDRDLASLSDEDRQRVRRLQREYVELWLAVLGEIHPDRSDAELRTSAHACFGLINSTPHSLGRARPAPSTSTVRGILESMASAALRA; translated from the coding sequence ATGACAAGCGGTGCCACCGAACGGGATCGTGCGAAGGCCGACCGGCAGGCGGCGATCCTCCATGAAGCGGCCAGGCTGTTCGCCGAGCGCGGCTTCAGCGGTGTGAGCCTGGAAGAGCTCGGCGCGGCGGTGGGCGTGAGCGGCCCCGCCGTGTACCGCCATTTCGCGAACAAGCAGGCACTCCTCGGCGCGATCCTCGTCCGCGTCAGTGAGCGACTCCTCAGCGGCGGGCGGGCGGTCATCGCGGCGAGCGAATCGCCGAGCGATCGTCTGGATGGCCTCATCCGGTTCCACGTCGACTTCGCGCTGACCGACGCGGACGTCATCCGCGTGCAGGACCGGGACCTCGCCAGCCTGAGCGATGAGGATCGGCAGCGCGTGCGCCGCCTGCAGCGCGAGTACGTCGAGCTGTGGCTCGCGGTCCTGGGCGAGATCCACCCCGACCGCTCGGATGCCGAGCTCCGCACGAGCGCCCACGCGTGCTTCGGACTGATCAACTCCACCCCGCACAGCCTGGGGCGCGCGCGCCCGGCACCGAGCACGAGCACCGTGCGCGGCATCCTCGAGTCGATGGCTTCCGCCGCCCTGCGCGCCTGA
- a CDS encoding dihydrolipoamide acetyltransferase family protein, with translation MSTDFRLPDLGEGLPEAELVQWLVAEGDTVALNQTIAEVETAKAVVELPSPYAGVVTGLHAAAGDVVEVGSVLITFDVAGETASAPAAPPVRADEPAQTETAEEKAQPNLVGYGAAPRGSARPQRRARAGAAARPAADTAVLEAAPHDAITMHDHIEALRERPRSTPPVRALAKKLGVDLALVNPTGRTGIITRSDVEEYAAKLSAAPAPTQVRTAPSSDPGVAHERTTRLPIRGVRKHTADAMVRSAFTAPHVTTFLTVDVTATSELISSLRADRALQDHRIGVMAIAAKAVCLALAHHPSLNSRWDAEHGEIVQHHYVNLGIAAATERGLVVPNIRDADGMTLVQLADEIGALAQTARSGKTPPSAMSGGTFSITNVGVFGVDAGTPILNPGEAGILALGAVRRQPWEHRGEIALRDVMTLSLSFDHRLVDGEQGAKFLRDVADVLQEPGRAMLLR, from the coding sequence ATGAGCACCGACTTCCGGCTGCCCGACCTGGGCGAAGGGCTTCCCGAGGCGGAGCTCGTGCAGTGGCTCGTCGCCGAAGGCGACACGGTGGCCCTGAACCAGACGATCGCCGAGGTCGAGACCGCGAAAGCCGTCGTGGAACTGCCGTCGCCATATGCGGGGGTCGTCACCGGACTGCACGCCGCGGCCGGAGACGTCGTCGAGGTGGGGTCGGTCCTGATCACCTTCGACGTCGCGGGAGAGACGGCATCCGCGCCCGCCGCCCCGCCGGTCCGCGCCGACGAGCCCGCGCAGACGGAGACCGCGGAGGAGAAGGCGCAACCGAACCTCGTCGGCTACGGCGCCGCCCCTCGCGGCAGCGCCCGGCCGCAGCGGCGGGCGAGAGCCGGGGCCGCAGCGCGCCCGGCCGCGGACACCGCGGTCCTCGAGGCCGCGCCGCACGACGCCATCACGATGCACGACCACATCGAAGCGCTGCGCGAGCGTCCGCGCTCGACCCCGCCCGTGCGGGCCCTGGCGAAGAAGCTGGGCGTCGATCTGGCGCTGGTGAACCCGACCGGCCGGACCGGGATCATCACCCGGTCCGACGTGGAGGAATACGCCGCGAAGCTGTCCGCGGCGCCCGCGCCGACGCAGGTGCGGACCGCGCCGTCGAGCGACCCCGGCGTCGCTCACGAGCGCACCACTCGCCTCCCGATCCGCGGAGTGCGCAAACACACCGCGGACGCGATGGTGCGCAGCGCCTTCACCGCGCCGCACGTGACGACGTTCCTGACCGTGGACGTGACCGCCACGAGCGAGCTCATCTCATCGCTGCGCGCGGACCGCGCCCTGCAGGATCATCGCATCGGGGTGATGGCGATCGCGGCCAAGGCCGTCTGCCTCGCCCTGGCCCATCACCCGAGCCTGAATTCGCGGTGGGATGCCGAGCACGGCGAGATCGTCCAGCATCACTACGTGAACCTCGGCATCGCCGCCGCGACCGAGCGCGGACTCGTCGTGCCGAACATCCGCGACGCCGACGGGATGACGCTCGTGCAGCTCGCGGACGAGATCGGCGCTCTCGCGCAGACCGCGCGTTCGGGAAAGACGCCGCCGAGTGCGATGAGCGGCGGCACCTTCTCCATCACGAACGTCGGCGTGTTCGGTGTGGACGCCGGGACCCCGATCCTGAACCCCGGGGAGGCGGGCATCCTCGCGTTGGGCGCGGTGCGCCGCCAGCCGTGGGAGCACCGGGGCGAGATCGCGCTCCGCGACGTGATGACGCTGAGTCTGTCGTTCGATCACCGTCTGGTCGACGGCGAGCAGGGGGCGAAGTTCCTGCGCGACGTCGCGGACGTCTTGCAGGAGCCGGGGCGGGCGATGCTGCTGCGCTGA
- a CDS encoding acyl-CoA dehydrogenase family protein: MDHRNLTDDERELAQLVRAFADEVVAPRSYEADRTKTLPLDVVAQMGELGLFGLPFPEEFGGQGGDYFALCLAIEALGRVDQSIAITLEAGVSLGAMPVFRFGTDAQKAELLPDLLAGTALAGFGLTEPEAGSDAGATRTTARLEDGEWVINGAKQFITNSGTDITRFVTVTAVTGEREGRKEISTIIVPSGTTGFTVEAAYDKVGWHASDTHPLTFQDARVPEANLLGERGRGFANFLHILDEGRIAIAALSTGAAEGCLEAALDYAKKRTVFGEALSTRQSIQFMIARMQLRVHNARLAWHHAARLRDAGRPFKTEAAIAKLTASDAAMDNARDATQIFGGNGFMNEYPVARHYRDSKILEIGEGTSEVQLLLIARALGVA; encoded by the coding sequence ATGGATCACCGCAATCTGACCGACGACGAGCGCGAGCTCGCGCAACTCGTCCGGGCGTTCGCCGACGAGGTCGTCGCCCCGCGCTCGTACGAAGCGGACCGGACGAAGACGCTGCCGCTGGACGTCGTCGCTCAGATGGGCGAGCTCGGCCTGTTCGGGCTGCCGTTCCCGGAGGAGTTCGGCGGGCAGGGCGGCGATTACTTCGCGCTCTGCTTGGCGATCGAAGCGCTCGGCCGGGTCGACCAGTCGATCGCGATCACCCTGGAGGCGGGGGTCAGCCTCGGGGCGATGCCGGTCTTCCGCTTCGGCACCGATGCGCAGAAGGCGGAGCTCCTGCCCGATCTGCTGGCCGGAACCGCTCTCGCCGGGTTCGGACTGACCGAGCCCGAAGCCGGCTCGGACGCCGGCGCGACCCGCACCACGGCGCGGCTCGAGGACGGCGAGTGGGTGATCAACGGCGCGAAGCAGTTCATCACGAACTCCGGAACTGACATCACGCGCTTCGTGACGGTGACCGCCGTCACCGGCGAGCGCGAGGGCCGCAAGGAGATCTCCACGATCATCGTCCCGTCCGGTACAACCGGGTTCACGGTCGAGGCCGCGTACGACAAAGTCGGGTGGCACGCATCCGACACGCATCCGCTCACCTTCCAGGACGCCCGCGTCCCGGAGGCGAATCTGCTGGGCGAGCGGGGACGCGGATTCGCGAATTTCCTGCACATCCTCGACGAGGGACGCATCGCGATCGCGGCGCTGTCCACGGGCGCCGCCGAGGGCTGCCTGGAGGCCGCGCTGGACTATGCCAAGAAGCGCACGGTCTTCGGCGAGGCGCTCTCCACCCGCCAGAGCATCCAGTTCATGATCGCGCGGATGCAGCTGCGCGTGCACAACGCCCGGCTCGCATGGCATCACGCGGCCCGCCTCCGCGACGCGGGGCGCCCGTTCAAGACCGAAGCCGCGATCGCGAAGCTCACCGCGAGCGACGCGGCGATGGACAACGCCCGTGACGCGACCCAGATCTTCGGCGGGAACGGCTTCATGAACGAATACCCCGTGGCCCGCCACTATCGCGACTCGAAGATCCTCGAGATCGGGGAGGGGACGAGCGAAGTGCAGCTCCTGCTGATCGCGCGCGCGCTCGGAGTAGCGTGA
- a CDS encoding carboxyl transferase domain-containing protein, producing MTAQADLADDLRRRREAAAQGGTPASRERHVARGKLLPRDRVDRLLDEGSPFVEVAPLAATGLYDGEAPGAGVIAGIGLVHGRHVMVVCNDATVKGGTYYPMTVKKHLRAQEIARENRLPCIYLVDSGGAFLPMQDQVFPDRDHFGRIFFNQARMSAEGIPQIAAVLGSCTAGGAYVPAMSDETVIVRGQGTIFLGGPPLVKAAIGEIVTAEELGGGELHATRSGVVDHLAEDDEHALEIVRDIVATLPPPAEPAWEVLPSAPPRKDPAELYDVVPVDVNQPYDVHEVIARLVDDSSLHEFKSSYGQTLVTGFARIHGHPVGILANNGVLFSESAQKGAHFIELCDQRGIPLLFLQNISGFMVGRDAEAGGIAKDGAKMVTAVATTRVPKLTVVIGGSFGAGNYSMCGRAYSPRFLWTWPASRISVMGGPQAASVLSTVKRDQLEARGEAWSAVEQAAFEAPIRAQYDEQGGPYYATARLWDDGVIDPVDTRDLLGLALDVVSRSPLPEPGFGLFRM from the coding sequence ATGACCGCGCAGGCAGACCTCGCCGATGACCTCCGGCGCCGGCGTGAAGCGGCCGCCCAGGGCGGGACGCCCGCCTCCCGGGAACGTCACGTCGCCCGGGGGAAGCTGCTGCCGCGGGACCGCGTCGATCGGCTCCTGGACGAGGGCAGTCCTTTCGTCGAGGTCGCTCCGCTCGCCGCCACGGGCCTCTACGACGGCGAAGCCCCCGGCGCGGGGGTGATCGCGGGTATCGGCCTCGTGCACGGGCGCCACGTCATGGTCGTGTGCAACGACGCGACCGTCAAAGGTGGCACGTACTACCCGATGACGGTCAAGAAGCATCTGCGCGCGCAGGAGATCGCGCGCGAGAACCGGCTGCCCTGCATCTACCTCGTCGACTCGGGAGGCGCGTTCCTGCCGATGCAGGACCAAGTGTTCCCCGACCGCGACCATTTCGGACGCATCTTCTTCAACCAGGCCCGCATGTCCGCGGAGGGGATCCCGCAGATCGCCGCCGTGCTGGGGTCCTGCACGGCGGGTGGTGCGTACGTCCCGGCGATGAGCGACGAGACCGTCATCGTCCGCGGGCAGGGCACGATCTTCCTCGGCGGTCCGCCGCTGGTGAAGGCCGCGATCGGAGAGATCGTCACCGCGGAGGAACTGGGTGGCGGCGAACTCCACGCCACGCGGTCGGGAGTCGTGGATCACCTGGCCGAAGACGACGAGCACGCGCTCGAGATCGTCCGCGACATCGTCGCGACGCTGCCTCCACCCGCGGAGCCCGCGTGGGAAGTGCTGCCGAGCGCTCCGCCGCGGAAGGATCCCGCCGAGCTCTACGACGTCGTTCCGGTCGATGTGAACCAGCCTTACGATGTGCACGAGGTCATCGCCCGTCTCGTGGACGACAGCAGCCTGCACGAGTTCAAGAGCTCCTACGGGCAGACCCTCGTGACCGGCTTCGCGCGCATCCACGGCCATCCGGTCGGAATCCTCGCCAACAACGGGGTGCTGTTCTCGGAGTCTGCGCAGAAGGGCGCCCACTTCATCGAACTGTGCGACCAGCGCGGCATCCCGCTGCTGTTCCTGCAGAACATCTCCGGCTTCATGGTCGGTCGCGACGCCGAAGCGGGCGGGATCGCGAAGGACGGCGCGAAGATGGTCACCGCCGTCGCCACGACCCGCGTGCCCAAGCTCACCGTCGTGATCGGCGGCTCGTTCGGCGCCGGCAACTACTCGATGTGCGGGCGCGCCTACTCGCCGCGATTCCTCTGGACCTGGCCCGCCAGTCGGATCTCGGTCATGGGCGGGCCGCAGGCCGCGTCCGTCCTCTCCACAGTCAAGCGCGACCAGCTCGAGGCGCGCGGCGAGGCCTGGTCCGCCGTCGAGCAGGCGGCTTTCGAGGCGCCGATCCGTGCGCAGTACGACGAGCAGGGCGGCCCGTACTACGCGACGGCGCGCCTCTGGGACGACGGCGTGATCGATCCCGTCGACACGCGCGATCTCCTCGGGCTCGCGCTCGACGTCGTCTCGCGTTCCCCCTTGCCCGAGCCCGGCTTCGGCCTCTTCCGGATGTGA
- a CDS encoding alpha-ketoacid dehydrogenase subunit beta — protein sequence MTQLTMAKSINEGLRRAMADDPRVLVMGEDIGKLGGVFRITDGLLDEFGAKRVIDTPLAEAGIMGTAVGLAFRGFRPVVEIQFDGFVYPAFDQIVCQVAKLHYRTQGNVTMPITIRIPWAGGVGAAEHHSESPEAYFVHTSGLRVVAVSNPQDAYVMLRQAIASDDPVVYFEPKRLYHQKGEVDLDMDVADAPPMGVARVAREGEDVTLLTYGAQVATALDAATAAEDEGVSIEVIDLRSISPVDYRTVTASVRKTGRVVVTHEAAREAGVGAELIASVTEQCFHYLEAPPVRVTGFDIPYPPAKLEKHHLPDLDRILDAVDRVLDRPNSLTTAEAGS from the coding sequence ATGACCCAGCTCACGATGGCGAAGTCCATCAACGAAGGTCTGCGGCGGGCGATGGCCGATGACCCCCGGGTCCTCGTCATGGGGGAGGACATCGGCAAGCTCGGCGGCGTGTTCCGCATCACCGACGGCCTCCTGGACGAGTTCGGCGCCAAGCGGGTGATCGACACTCCGCTGGCGGAGGCCGGGATCATGGGTACGGCGGTGGGCCTGGCGTTCCGCGGATTCCGGCCCGTCGTGGAGATCCAGTTCGACGGTTTCGTCTATCCGGCGTTCGACCAGATCGTGTGCCAAGTGGCGAAGCTGCACTATCGGACGCAGGGCAACGTCACGATGCCGATCACGATCCGCATCCCCTGGGCCGGCGGCGTGGGCGCCGCGGAGCACCACTCCGAATCGCCCGAGGCATACTTCGTGCACACCTCCGGACTGCGCGTCGTCGCGGTCTCCAACCCGCAGGACGCTTACGTGATGCTTCGTCAGGCCATCGCCTCGGACGATCCGGTGGTGTACTTCGAGCCCAAGCGGCTGTACCACCAGAAGGGCGAGGTCGACCTCGACATGGACGTCGCGGACGCGCCGCCGATGGGGGTCGCCCGCGTCGCTCGCGAGGGCGAGGACGTGACGCTGCTCACGTACGGCGCGCAGGTCGCCACTGCGCTCGATGCCGCCACCGCGGCGGAGGATGAGGGCGTCTCGATCGAAGTGATCGATCTGCGCTCGATCTCGCCGGTCGACTACCGCACCGTCACCGCGTCGGTCCGCAAGACCGGCCGCGTCGTCGTCACGCACGAAGCGGCGCGTGAGGCGGGCGTCGGTGCGGAGCTCATCGCGAGCGTCACCGAGCAGTGCTTCCACTATCTCGAGGCACCGCCCGTGCGCGTCACCGGCTTCGACATCCCCTATCCGCCGGCGAAGCTCGAGAAGCACCATCTGCCCGACCTGGACCGCATTCTGGATGCCGTGGACCGGGTGCTCGATCGGCCGAACAGCCTGACGACGGCGGAGGCGGGCTCATGA
- a CDS encoding MaoC family dehydratase yields the protein MTERTGIVQRGLYFDEFAVGDVYVHRPGRTATETDNVLFSSLTMNAQALHLDAAYAATQPFGQRLMNSMWTLATMVGASVGQLTQGTLVAQLGLSDIAFPAPLFHGDTLYTETEVLAVRASASRPGQGIVTLRHTGRNQHGEVVATATRVALMWRADAAPAAQGETS from the coding sequence ATGACGGAGCGGACGGGGATCGTGCAGCGCGGACTGTATTTCGACGAGTTCGCCGTGGGGGACGTGTACGTGCACCGCCCCGGCCGTACGGCCACCGAGACCGACAACGTCCTGTTCTCCTCGCTCACGATGAACGCCCAGGCCCTGCATCTGGATGCGGCGTACGCGGCGACCCAGCCGTTCGGGCAGCGCCTGATGAATTCGATGTGGACGCTGGCGACCATGGTCGGCGCATCGGTGGGCCAGCTCACGCAGGGCACGCTCGTCGCGCAGCTCGGTCTGTCGGACATCGCGTTCCCGGCCCCGCTGTTCCACGGCGACACGCTCTACACCGAGACCGAGGTCCTCGCGGTCCGCGCGTCGGCCTCCCGACCGGGGCAGGGCATCGTGACACTCCGCCACACCGGACGCAATCAGCATGGCGAGGTCGTCGCGACGGCGACGCGCGTCGCGCTGATGTGGAGAGCGGATGCCGCTCCCGCGGCGCAGGGGGAGACCTCGTGA
- a CDS encoding CoA ester lyase — protein sequence MSVFDHGPAILFCPADRPERFGKALERADAVILDLEDAVAPSAKVAARGALIESELDPDRVIVRVNPPGTDAFVADLATLSQTDYRTVMVAKAESVKQLRDIDGRFSIIALCETARGVAAAEKFAAHDQVSGLMWGAEDLVASLGGTGSRKPNGRYRDIARHARARVLLAAGARGKAAIDAVHLDIAETKRLRIEATDAAASGFTATACIHPSQVGIIRAAYRPDDAAVAWARGVLSAARTERGVFTYEGRMVDEPVLRHARATLARSGD from the coding sequence GTGAGCGTCTTCGACCACGGTCCGGCGATCCTGTTCTGTCCGGCCGACCGCCCGGAAAGGTTCGGCAAAGCGCTCGAGCGTGCGGACGCGGTGATCCTCGACCTCGAGGACGCCGTCGCACCGTCGGCGAAGGTCGCCGCGCGCGGCGCACTGATCGAGTCCGAGCTCGACCCGGATCGGGTGATCGTCCGGGTCAACCCGCCGGGCACCGACGCCTTCGTCGCCGACCTCGCGACGCTGTCGCAGACCGACTACCGCACCGTCATGGTCGCGAAGGCGGAGAGCGTGAAGCAGCTCCGCGACATCGACGGGCGGTTCTCGATCATCGCGCTGTGCGAGACAGCGCGTGGCGTCGCCGCGGCGGAGAAGTTCGCCGCGCACGATCAGGTCTCGGGCCTGATGTGGGGTGCGGAGGATCTCGTGGCGAGCCTGGGCGGGACGGGCAGCCGCAAGCCCAACGGTCGCTACCGCGACATCGCCCGCCATGCCCGCGCGCGTGTCCTGCTCGCGGCGGGAGCGCGCGGGAAGGCTGCGATCGATGCGGTGCACCTGGACATCGCCGAGACGAAGCGCCTGAGGATCGAGGCGACCGATGCCGCGGCATCCGGATTCACCGCGACAGCCTGCATCCACCCGAGCCAGGTCGGCATCATCCGCGCGGCGTATCGACCGGATGACGCCGCCGTGGCATGGGCGCGCGGCGTCCTCTCCGCCGCGCGGACCGAGCGCGGTGTGTTCACCTACGAGGGGCGCATGGTGGACGAACCGGTGCTCCGGCACGCCCGCGCCACCCTCGCGCGGTCCGGGGACTGA
- a CDS encoding alkaline phosphatase family protein: MRRRGSGGDDRAADRSPDTAPRESEDDLVSSRRDFLKVGGIAAAGLVVGGGVGAAAGASAGRAIGYSEGAQDYGALSPRSVPGFDHVVVFMGENRSFDNLLGWLYTPENLPPGQTFDGLAFGDYANVAPDGRRIAAHVYEGATDVVMGLPNPDPGEEFPHVNTQLFGSVLPATNATAQVAAMQAPFNAPASGTDPTMDGFVHDYVNNMERKSGKAPDPAVVDQIMGGFSPEQLPVLSTLAREFAVFDAWFAAVPSQTYCNRAFFHASTSHGFVTNKVGAGYDKWLDAPAVPTIFTRLEEAGISWKVYFDEMQLVSLTGVQMAPSLEKYWRTKHFGHMSEFYEDAKAGKLPAYAFIEPRMVYNHNDFHPPFGVFRTSKVDGEQILDSAVSDVRAGEKLVASVYNAIRTSDSAKGSNAMNTLLLITFDEHGGTYDHVVPPAATPPTVDGAPGEMGFTFDRLGCRVPAIAVSAYTRANTIIHDEMHHGAVAATLARLHGLKPLTRRDAGANDLFSVVNLQEPRDPRTWPTVHPMYIPANPQADESIDPTSHPHKDKPLSPPGRGLLGLLLARYGGDGHAEPETFEQAYTTLQKHGLGLFYPKID; the protein is encoded by the coding sequence ATGCGCAGGAGAGGTTCCGGGGGGGACGACCGCGCGGCCGATCGGTCCCCCGACACAGCACCGCGAGAGTCCGAGGACGACCTCGTCAGCTCGCGGCGCGACTTCCTGAAGGTCGGCGGCATCGCCGCCGCCGGTCTCGTCGTCGGCGGTGGGGTGGGCGCCGCTGCCGGAGCCTCGGCAGGACGTGCGATCGGGTACTCCGAGGGTGCCCAGGACTACGGCGCGCTCAGCCCGAGATCGGTGCCCGGATTCGATCACGTCGTCGTCTTCATGGGTGAGAACCGGTCGTTCGACAACCTGCTCGGCTGGCTCTACACGCCGGAGAACCTCCCACCCGGGCAGACGTTCGACGGACTCGCGTTCGGCGACTACGCGAACGTCGCTCCGGACGGTCGACGCATCGCCGCGCACGTGTACGAAGGCGCGACCGATGTCGTGATGGGGCTCCCGAACCCCGATCCGGGCGAAGAGTTCCCGCACGTGAACACGCAGCTGTTCGGCTCCGTGCTGCCGGCCACGAACGCCACCGCACAGGTCGCGGCGATGCAGGCTCCCTTCAACGCCCCCGCGTCCGGCACGGACCCCACGATGGACGGATTCGTCCACGACTACGTCAACAACATGGAGCGCAAGAGCGGCAAGGCCCCGGATCCCGCCGTGGTCGATCAGATCATGGGCGGCTTCTCCCCCGAACAGCTTCCGGTCCTGTCCACACTCGCGCGGGAGTTCGCCGTCTTCGACGCCTGGTTCGCGGCGGTCCCGTCCCAGACGTACTGCAATCGCGCGTTCTTCCACGCGTCCACGTCGCACGGCTTCGTGACGAACAAAGTGGGCGCCGGGTACGACAAGTGGCTCGACGCGCCCGCCGTCCCGACGATCTTCACGCGGCTCGAAGAAGCAGGCATCTCCTGGAAGGTCTACTTCGACGAGATGCAGCTCGTCTCCCTCACGGGAGTGCAGATGGCCCCGTCACTGGAGAAGTACTGGCGCACGAAGCACTTCGGTCACATGTCGGAGTTCTACGAGGATGCGAAGGCCGGGAAGCTCCCCGCGTACGCGTTCATCGAGCCGCGCATGGTCTACAACCACAACGACTTCCACCCGCCGTTCGGGGTCTTCCGCACGTCGAAGGTCGACGGCGAGCAGATCCTGGACTCCGCCGTCTCCGACGTGCGCGCCGGGGAGAAGCTCGTCGCGAGTGTGTACAACGCGATCCGCACGAGCGATTCCGCGAAGGGCTCGAACGCGATGAACACCCTCCTGCTCATCACGTTCGACGAGCACGGGGGTACGTACGACCACGTGGTCCCGCCGGCCGCGACACCGCCGACGGTGGATGGCGCGCCCGGGGAGATGGGCTTCACGTTCGACCGACTCGGCTGCCGGGTACCGGCGATCGCGGTGTCCGCGTACACGCGGGCGAACACGATCATCCACGACGAGATGCACCACGGCGCGGTCGCCGCCACGCTCGCGCGGCTGCACGGGCTCAAGCCGCTCACCCGGCGCGACGCCGGCGCGAACGACCTCTTCTCCGTCGTGAACCTGCAGGAGCCGCGCGACCCGCGGACGTGGCCGACGGTGCATCCGATGTACATCCCGGCCAACCCGCAGGCGGATGAATCGATCGACCCCACGTCCCACCCGCACAAGGACAAGCCGCTCAGCCCGCCCGGGCGCGGCCTTCTGGGGCTGCTCCTGGCGCGCTACGGCGGGGACGGGCACGCCGAGCCCGAGACGTTCGAGCAGGCCTACACGACGCTGCAGAAGCATGGGCTCGGTTTGTTCTACCCCAAGATCGATTAG
- a CDS encoding acetyl/propionyl/methylcrotonyl-CoA carboxylase subunit alpha has translation MIPVDDRISDTPPFDTVLVANRGEIARRVIRTLRRLGIRSVAVYSDADADAPHVREADAAYRIGPAAASASYLDIDAVIEAARRSGAQAVHPGYGFLSENVAFARACGAAGIVFIGPGERALEVMGDKIRSKAHVQEHGVPTVPGFSAAGMTDAEIERAAAAAGYPLLIKPSAGGGGKGMQVVRSATDLPDALITARRIAAASFGDDTLLLERLIERPRHIEVQVLADARGTVIHLGERECTLQRRHQKVIEEAPSPVVDAGTRARLGEAACAAAASVDYRGAGTVEFLVAGDRPEDFFFIEMNTRLQVEHPVTELVTGIDLVEEQVRIAAGQPLGLTQNDVRLDGHAIEARVYAESPARGFLPAAGPVRLWRAADAVRTDAAVETGSVVSADYDPMIAKVIAHGADRHEALARLDSALGDTVVLGVDTNLGFLRTLLADPAVQAGELDTGLIDRLPAYTDPPPGEAALNAAAALRPESPGRAHASALWRAASGWRASLPAPDTLVAVLIEDGEIRTVTPAPSDAAAVLDDEGWAWVHADGSTHRLRALGRREAMEHRLRGRDGEASATAPELRAPMPGAVVAVHQADGAHVRAGERVLTIEAMKMEHPVLAPHDGILSLAIGVGDQVRRDQIIAHVSAEPGRETS, from the coding sequence GTGATCCCCGTGGACGACAGAATCTCCGACACCCCGCCGTTCGACACCGTTCTGGTGGCCAATCGCGGCGAGATCGCGCGCCGGGTGATCCGGACCCTCCGCCGGCTCGGCATCCGCTCCGTCGCCGTCTACAGCGACGCCGACGCCGATGCGCCGCACGTGCGCGAAGCGGATGCCGCCTACCGGATCGGCCCCGCCGCCGCCTCGGCGTCCTATCTCGACATCGACGCGGTGATCGAGGCTGCTCGCCGGAGCGGTGCGCAGGCGGTGCATCCGGGTTACGGCTTCCTGTCCGAGAACGTCGCGTTCGCGCGGGCGTGCGGCGCGGCGGGCATCGTCTTCATCGGACCGGGTGAGCGGGCCCTGGAGGTCATGGGCGACAAGATCCGCTCCAAGGCCCATGTCCAGGAGCACGGCGTGCCCACGGTCCCGGGTTTCAGCGCGGCCGGGATGACGGACGCCGAGATCGAGCGAGCCGCCGCGGCTGCGGGGTATCCGCTGCTGATCAAGCCCTCCGCGGGGGGAGGCGGCAAGGGTATGCAGGTCGTCCGGTCGGCGACCGATCTGCCGGACGCCCTGATCACGGCCCGCCGGATCGCCGCCGCGTCGTTCGGCGACGACACCCTGTTGCTGGAGCGCCTGATCGAACGCCCCCGGCACATCGAGGTGCAGGTCCTCGCCGACGCGCGCGGCACCGTGATCCACCTCGGCGAGCGCGAGTGCACGCTGCAGCGGCGGCACCAGAAAGTGATCGAAGAGGCACCCTCGCCCGTCGTGGATGCCGGCACCCGGGCGCGGCTCGGCGAAGCCGCCTGCGCCGCCGCGGCATCGGTGGACTACCGCGGCGCCGGGACGGTCGAGTTCCTCGTCGCGGGTGACCGCCCGGAGGACTTCTTCTTCATCGAGATGAACACGCGGCTGCAGGTCGAGCATCCCGTCACCGAGCTCGTGACCGGAATCGACCTCGTGGAGGAGCAGGTGCGCATCGCCGCCGGGCAACCTCTCGGGCTCACCCAGAACGACGTGCGTCTGGACGGGCACGCGATCGAGGCCCGCGTGTACGCCGAGAGTCCTGCGCGGGGCTTCCTGCCCGCGGCGGGCCCCGTGCGACTGTGGCGGGCGGCGGACGCCGTGCGCACGGACGCGGCCGTGGAGACCGGCTCCGTGGTCTCCGCCGACTACGACCCGATGATCGCGAAGGTGATCGCGCACGGCGCCGACCGCCACGAGGCCCTCGCTCGACTGGACAGCGCGCTCGGCGACACGGTCGTTCTCGGTGTGGACACGAACCTCGGGTTCCTGAGGACACTCCTGGCGGATCCCGCCGTCCAGGCCGGCGAGCTGGACACCGGGCTCATCGATCGACTGCCCGCCTACACCGACCCGCCCCCGGGTGAGGCAGCGCTGAACGCGGCGGCTGCACTGCGCCCGGAGTCCCCGGGACGCGCACACGCGTCCGCCCTCTGGCGCGCCGCGTCGGGCTGGCGCGCGAGCCTGCCGGCGCCCGACACCCTGGTCGCCGTGCTCATCGAGGACGGAGAGATCCGGACCGTGACACCCGCGCCGTCCGATGCCGCCGCCGTCCTCGACGACGAGGGCTGGGCGTGGGTGCACGCCGACGGCTCGACCCACCGGCTGCGGGCGCTCGGACGGCGTGAGGCGATGGAGCACCGCTTGCGAGGACGGGATGGAGAAGCCTCGGCCACCGCTCCCGAGCTGCGCGCGCCGATGCCCGGCGCGGTCGTGGCCGTGCACCAGGCGGACGGCGCGCACGTGCGCGCGGGGGAGCGGGTACTCACGATCGAGGCCATGAAGATGGAGCACCCCGTGCTCGCCCCGCACGACGGCATCCTCTCGCTCGCGATCGGCGTCGGCGACCAGGTGCGCCGCGACCAGATCATCGCCCACGTCTCTGCCGAACCCGGCCGTGAGACCTCCTGA